The DNA segment ATCTTTACCTAAACCATAACCCATTAAAGCAGATGATGGTTTTAACATTTCTGGCATACCTGGTGCACCCTTTGGACCTTCATTTCTAATGACAACAACAGTTTTTTCACCCTTTTTGATTTCTCCTTTTTCTAAAGCATGAATAAAgtcattttcttcttcaaaaacTCTAGCTGTACCTTTGAAATAGGTACCTTCTTTACCAGTAATTTTACCAACAGAGCCGCCTGGGGCCAAAGAGCCGTATAGGATTTGTAAATGACCAGTTTTTTTGATTGGATTTGAGATTGGTCTGATGACGGTTTGACCTTCAGTTAAATGTTGTGCTTTCTTTGCTCTTTCAGCTAAAGTATCACCAGTAACAGTTAATGTGTCACCGTGCATAAAGCCATTTTCGTACaagaatttaataacaGCCTGAGTACCACCGACCTTGATCAAATCAGCCATAACATGCTTACCAGAAGGTTTAAAGTCACCTAACAATGGAGTTTTGTCACTGATTCTTTGGAAATCATCTGGAGTAATTTTAACACCAGCAGAGTGGGCAATAGCAACCACATGCAAAACAGCATTAGTGGAACCTCCTGTTGCGATTGCATATGTAATAGCGTTCTCAAAGGCCTCCTTTGTGAATATATCTCTTGGTCTAATGTTCAGTTCCATAGTATTTTTAATAGCTTCACCAATACTATCACATTCGGTCAACTTTTCCTTTGAGACAGCTGGGAAAGCCGAGGAATTTGGTAATGTGATACCCAAAACTTCTGCAATGGAACCCATTGTGTTTGCAGTGTACATACCACCACAAGAACCTGGACCAGGACAAGCATGTTCCACAACATCAgatctttctttttcagtgtaattttttgaaatatattcacCATAAGACTGGAAAGCAGAAACtaaatcaatatcttcTGGAAGTTTCGGAGAGCCACAGGTTGGATGACCTGGCATGATAGTACCACCATAAACCAAAATCGAAGGTCTGTTGTGTCTACCCATAGCCATCATGACACCTGGCATATTCTTGTCACATGCTGGAATGGCAATATTAGCATCGTAATGTTGAGCCATCAtaattgtttcaaatgAATCAGCAATGATTTCTCTACTCTGTAAAGAATACTTCATACCTGCAGTACCCATTGAAATACCATCAGAGACACCGATGGAATTGAATTGCATAGCCTTCAAGCCTGATTTCTCCACTGCTTTAGAACACCTGTCATTCAAGTCCATGAGATGCATATTGCATGGATTACCAGACCACCAACAAGAACCAACACCAACTTGTGGTTTCGATAGATCACCGTTTTTAAAACCAGTAGCATAAAGCATAGCCTGGGAAGCACCTTGATCCTTAGGCTCGGTGATCACGTACGAGTATCTATTCAATTTCTTTGCATCACTAAGCAGTTTGGAAGTATTGAAACTTCTAGCAGATGCCAACCTTTTCAACATAGTCATTATTACTTGTATGCTTTGACAACGTCTTTAACGAACTTTCAAGTAAGCACAATTGAGTTTAGATACCAAGAACTTCGAAACAGGAACATACTTTTTTACACACACtcttatatacatatatatagagaCACAAATATACGTCCATAGCAACCTGAATTAGATGGTTTAACATGAGTCAAGGGTTTCGTAAAGCTGATTTGTTTAATAGAATGAGTAATCATtgcaattgaatatttcaGTAAAAAGCCTTGGCTTATTCTCCTTTTGGGTTAAATATAGTCCTGACAGAACCCTCTGTCTAGCCGGGACGGTCGCGATAGGCTCACAAGAGAAGAACCCTGCCTAGCGCTTTCTTCAAACGTAGACCGACTGTCCCTTTGCCGGCTGCCTGTAGGCAGAGAAGAACTAAGACGCCGCTGAGAATTCCCTTTGGAAAAATAGGCGGGCCTGCGACGGACTTTAGAGATGGATTCTGAGAAGCAGCTACTGTTGTTAATCTACGTTGCcagagagagagagagagagagacACTCACAACACAGGTAAGAACGGTTTGTAAGTGATGGCTGCTTAGAAGTTATCTATAAAGAAAGCATGTGTGAGTTAGTGAAATTGCAACAAAAGTACTGTCACGCTTGGTAACAAAGAAAGATGCAACGGAACGTTTCTAATATCAAGTACATCGAACCCAGTGTGTTACATCAATGGATAACGCAGAATGGACAGAAAACGCAACTAGGTCAAAAGTTTCAAGTGATAGATGCTCGTGGATCCGACTACATTGGAGGTCACATCAAAGGTTGCTGGAATTACCCTTATAGCAAGTTGAAACATTACGAAGAAGGTGAAGCTCTAATGGATGAAATGTTCCACAAGCTAGAAACCTCCAGAAGGGACGTCACCGTAGAGACTGATAACAATATAATGAATGTTGTGTTCCATTGTGCACAATCACAACAAAGAGGACCTGCTGCGGCGATGAAGTTCCTGCGCTACCTTCCGGATGACAAGCTGTCTGTATATAACATTTTGATCCTAAGAGGTGGTTTCAACCTGTGGCAAGACCTCTATGGAACAGATACCAATGTTACTGCCGATTACGAGCCTGATCTATGGTCCTGGTAAATGATTAGGCGATGCACACACGCTCATATAAGCAATTTTTTCTACACAGAGTGCAACTGAAATTCAATTACTAGCAAGTCCTACCATCCACAAGACTAGTTATATCTGATATAcctgttgttgttgttgttcaTGATGAGCTGGGATGAGGCGTTGTCTTCCCTCTCTCTTCACCAAAAGAGAGTCAcaattctttctttctgGTCACGTGCAAATCGCTAATAACACGtgattttcttttttagGAAAGTTGACTCTGTTTAGTCTACACCGCCATCTCAGCGGTGTGTGCGTGTGCGTGCCCGTTTTTAACGCGAAATGGTACACGATGTCACGGGTGCGCACCTAAAATGGCGTTAATGCGGGAGGAACTCAATTCCTTAAATTTTAGAAAGGGCTAAGCggtaaaaataaaataaaatctatATACTCTATAAAGtataaagtatataaatagtGTAATAATGACTCTCAAACAAAAGAACATAATAAATCAGCAACAGAAAACGTAGACTGTTGAATTGGTTGCTATATATCCACACGTATATATAGGATCACTGTGAAAGAAAGAAGCCAGATACGACAATGACTGGTCAGATTATTGACGGTAAAAATATTGCTGCCGAAGTGCGTGGCGAAATTAGGGAGCAGATTACCAAGATCCAGGGTGAGAATCCTGCATTTAAGGCGCTGTTGGCTATTATTCAGGTCTCTGACCGTAAGGACTCATTGACATATGTTagaatgaaattgaaagcTGCTGAAGAGGTCGGTATTGCTACGGAGTACTTGCATTTCAGCGAGAGTACCACGCAGGAGGAAGTGTTGCAGAGCATCGATCGTTTGAACGAAGATCCAGAGGTTAATGGTATTATTATCCAACTGCCATTGCCAAAGGGATTCGATGAAGATTTGTTCACATCTAGGGTCAAGCCAGAAAAGGATGTTGACGGTTTTGGCAATTATAATATAGGGGAATTGAACAAGAGAAATGGGAATCCATATTTCTTGCCTTGTACTCCAAAGGGGATCATCGAGTTGTTGAAGAGATCTAATGTAAACATCTCGGGGACAAAGTCTTTGGTTATAGGTAGATCTGACATCGTCGGCTCTCCTATTGCTGCACTATTGAAGGCTGAAGATTCTACAGTGACCATTGCCCACTCAAAGACAAAAGATATTCAACAATGTTTTAAGGATGTTGGGATAGTCGTTGTGGCAATTGGTAGACCAGAATTTGTAAAAGGTGAATGGTTCAAGGACGCAAGTCCTGATTGTGTTGTTATCGATGTCGGTACCAATTTTGTAGACGACTCTACTAAGAAAGTAGGATTTAGATATGTCGGAGACGTTGAATTTCACGAGTCGATAAAACACGTCAAATTGATTACTCCAGTCCCAGGCGGTGTTGGTCCAATGACTGTCGCAATGTTATTACAAAACACTTTATTATCAGCGCAAAgagttgaaaaattgaatggTAAATTAAGACCATTTAAAGCATTACCTTTGCAAAAAGTTAAACCTGTTCCTtctgatattgaaatttcaaaaaaccaaaaaccaaagaaaattatagaTGTTGCCTATGAAGCTGGTATTTTACCTTCTGAATTAGAACCTTACGGCTCAACAAAAGCTAAGGTTAGTTTAAAGATTTTAGATCGTTTAAAGGATAAAGAGAAtggtaaatatattttagtCACTGGTATAACACCTACTCCATTAGGTGAAGGTAAATCTACCACTACAGTAGGCTTGGCACAGGCGTTGGGTGCCCATTTGAATAAAACTGTCTTTGCTAATGTTCGTCAACCATCTATGGGTCCAACCTTTGGTATCAAAGGTGGCGCAGCTGGTGGTGGTTATTCACAAGTCATTCCAATGGATGATTTCAATTTACATGTTACTGGTGATATCCACGCTATTTCAATGGCTAATAACTTGTTAGCCGCTGCAATTGATACAAGAATGTTCCATGAGTCCACTCAAAAAGATGGTCCTCTTTATAAGCGCTTAGTACCAGCCAAAAATGGTGTCAGAACTTTCACCCCTACTATGCTAAGAagattgaagaaattggGTATTGATAAGACCAATCCGGATGACTTAACAGAGGAAGAAATAACTAATTTTGCCAGATTAAATATAGATCCAGAAACAATTACTTGGAGAAGAGTTGTCGATTGTAATGACAGATTCTTAAGAGGAATTACAGTCGGTGAAGCTCCTACTGAACGTGGCTTTACTAGAAAGACTGGGTTTGATATTTCTGTTGCTTCCGAATGTATGGCAATTTTGGCATTATCTGATTCCTTATCGGATATGAGAGAGCGTTTAGGCAGGATTGTTATCGGTACTTCTAAAGCTGGTGTTCCAATCACATGTGAAGATATAGGATGTGCTGGTGCCATGACTGCTTTACTAAAAGATGCAATTAAACCAAATATTATGCAAACTTTAGAAGGTACTCCTGTTTTTGTTCATGCTGGTCCATTTGCTAATATCTCGATTGGTGCTAATTCTGTATTATCTGATAAAATGGCCTTGAAATTAGCTGGTGTAGATCCATCATTACCACAGAAGACAAAGAATGAAAAGTATGGCTATGTCATTACAGAAGCTGGTTTTGATTTAACAATGGGTGGTGAaagatttttgaatattaaatgCAGAGCTTCTGGTCTAGTTCCTGatgttgttattattgtaGCAACTGTTAGAGCATTGAAGGTTCACGGTGGCGGTCCTGAAGTGAGGGCTGGTGCTCCATTACCAAGTGAATATTTAAACGAAGATACCGAATTGTTAAGAAAAGGTTGTGCTAATTTAGCTCAACATATTGAAAATGCTAGACAGTACAATTTACCAGTAGTCGTTGCAATTAACAAAATGTCTTCTGACACTGATGCGGAGCATGAAGTTATCAGAGAAGAATCTATTAAGGCTGGCGCAGTTGATGCCATTGTTTCCAACCACTGGGAAGAAGGTGGTGAAGGTGCAATTGATCTAGCAAGAGGTGTTATAAAGGCCACAGAAGAAACCAGCAACAaagattttgaatttttataCGCTACTGACGGTTTATCAGTCGAGGATAAAATAACGACGATCGCTCAAAAGATGTATGGTGCTAAGGATGTTGAGTTTACAGACGTTGCACAAAAGAAGATTGATCTTTATTCCAAACTTGGTTTCGGCAATTTACCAATCTGCATTGCTAAAACTCAATATTCTTTATCTCATGATGCTAACTTAAAGGGTGTTCCAAAAGACTTTACATTTCCAATTAGAGATGTAAGAGCATCAATTGGTGCAGGTTATCTATACGCTTTGGCTGCTGAAATTCAAACCATCCCAGGTTTACCAACCCACTGTGGTTTCATGAATATAGAAGTCAATGAAGATGGTGAAATTGACGGCATGTTTTAAGTCATATACgctttaattttacaatGAATTTTAGAGATGACAAAAAAGGATATTACTTTatacaaaatattgataaataaatttatagaGATGTTGATTCagtattaatatttattgaaatgtTTAACATTTCCAGGTAGAATAATctgtatataatttaaccCAAATGAAAGATTCTTAAAACTTTGATCGAATagtttcttcatcatcgtATATTACATAACCTTCCTGTGATACACTCGCAACTATTTCCTTTGTTTTTGCATTATAATATTCTCCTACCATTAAATGTTTATCTGACCTTGAACTAATATTacttatttcaaaatacgTGAAGTCGCTAATGTTAGGTATTTGATGGaaatgaattgaatgatCCAATGAAACACTAAATTTGTGAGAAAATAATGGTAATGCATGAAATGAAGGTAATGTTAGTAAAAAATAAGCATCTGAAATATAAGCTAAAGCTATGTACGCATATCTAGGATCATTTTCTGGTGTAATTTTATCGAACTGTTCCCTAGAAAAATgtttattgattttttctCTGCATTTAACATAGTATCCTAGCTTATCTTTAGCTTCTTTAGAATAGAAAATACTTTTTGGGAACCTGTACTCAACAGGACCATGCTTAAAGTTCATAAGGCTTTTATTTAGGTTAGATACATCTTGAAATCTTTGTGAAGCtttttcatatattttagCATTTGAAACTATCTTATCTTTGAACAATTTATCAGCTGGTTCAAACTTAGTTAACGAAGGCATAGAGTCAGCATCGATAGTCTTCAAATGATGCAATGAATCAtgtaatcttttttttgaaaatagaaTTATTGAAGTGAATATTAACTTTTCATGTTGGTATCCCTTTACCTGTTTATGCATGAAATTTTTACCATGTCTCAAATCTTGAACATGGTATTGTATCATAACAGAAGGGTTACCACCGCTTATAAAATAACTATGAAGTGAAACTGGCGAAAAATCATCAGGGACTGTGTAAAAGGCAGCTAAAAGTGACTGACCGACTAAAGTACCTCCAAACGTACCTTTACCACCAATGGGAGCAGCAGGCAAAGATGTAGTAATAAATCTATTAGCTGAAACAGGAGCtaattctaaaattttttctaaAGCAACAGGTATATaagacatttttaatattaatgttGTTAATACTcacctatatatatgtatatacatatattaaCTATTCAATAAAAGAACTGTGAAATTTGCTGTTTCTAATAAAATGAGTCCTGATTTTCTTATTCTTATATAGAAGAAATATCTTCAAATACCATATAACAGATGAAATAAATGGAgatcattaattttattaacttaTCGTGGTACTCCAACTATTTTTAACTGCAAGATCTATCCTTGTAGTTTGTAAGTCATGGATACTTTTTCAGATAGACAGGGAGAGAGTCATTCGTTAAAATTAATCATTTACAGAtcattctttaaaatatcgaAAAACGCCCTTTACACTAATATTTCGGTGATAATCCAATTTGATATAAAATActgttttattaaagaaactTTCATAATTCGAGACTCAATGTggattataatattgaatatattatcagTAAACACAATATAGTTGTTGGAATAGAAGTGTATCACTCATTACAAATGCTTTCTAGAACTACTTCCTTTAGTGAACAGAAAACTACTCTGgattattcaattgaatttttggATACCTTCATAACATCATGGTTttctaaaaatgaaaagaaaccATTGTTTCTATTCATATCTGGTCCTCAAGGCAGTGGGAAATCTTATACTGGTGTTAGAATCCACAAATACTTGAAGgataaatattcaaacaaGTGCAAAAATGTTCTTTATGCTTCAATAGACGACTTTTATTTGACTCATAAAGATCAACTAGAATTGGAAAAAAGTAACCCTAACATGACACTTTGGAAAGGTAGGGGTCTGCCAGGTACTCACGATATGAGTCTATTATCACAAtctattaatgaaattctTGCAGGCTTTAGTGGAGCTCACAATGTGCATGTGcccaaatatattaatctACCAATTTACGATAAATCTCGATTTAACGGGACAGGAGATAGATCAGAGGTAAGTAAGAGAGAAAGACTCCCTGCTGACATAGTTGTCTTTGAAGGGTGGTTCTTAGGCTTTGATCCAGTAGATACTTCTAAATTCCATAACAAAAAGGATACATTTAAAAACCTTCCAGAGATGAAATTGATCAATTCTCATTTATATGAGTATGGCGATATATTGTGGAAAAATAGAGATATTGCTTCATTAGGGATTGTGTTTGATACAGATGATGTCGTAGATAGAATACAGTCATGGAGGGTTCAACAAGAACATGAAACTAGGGCCATTTACGGCGAAGGACTAACAGACGAAGAggttattaaatttattgatagATATATCCCTTGCTATGATGTATATTATGATAAATTTACTCGATCAGAAAGCCTTGGATCAATCGCTACTTTAACCATCAAACTAGATTCTCAAAGAAGACCACTTTCATTAAAGACAAAAAGCTTCgattaatttattgttatagTTATCATATCAAAATAAACATGCAtcatatttgttttttacCTTTAATACTATTTAGTAGATGACAAAGCTGTTAAAACATATCACAATTCTGAAGAGTAGTTCATGTTTAACTCATCCCAAGGGATTATATTACGATTAGTTTTTGTTTCTTGTCTCTTGACAATGGCAGCTTTTGACCTTGTAATAGCTCCAATCTTTGTTGAAGGAATTTCTAACATCATGCTATTTTTGTTATAACAAACTTTCtcatatatttcattattcaGCGTAGTACCTTGTAATTGTTGAATACTTGCATTTGTATCATCATTGGCTATTTTCTGTTGACTAAACATGTTTTCCAAATGCACCTGTCTATCATTTATGGATTTTAAATTAGAAGACATGTTGCccaatattttatttacgCTTTCCAATTGATTATTAAAGTTAAATATCATCCCATTCataaaattcaatgatTCTGTAATTTTAGTCTGGTTATCTCTAACCGGCTTAACAATACTTTTgctatatttttcaatgctATTCTTGACTATAGAatctatattattatgaAGTTCGAAATCATCTGATCCTCTTGTCCTCTTTCTACTAGCCCTATTACCTTGGGTTGTGTTACTCTTTCCCAGATTATCGTTAATTGTCTTTTCTATTTTCGCTagaatttttaacatttcaGAATCTATATCTTTATCTGCTGGTGTTTGACTTTGATgctcaatattttttagatTTTTGTTCAACTGTTCCATTACAGAATATAAACGATctgaatttctttttagaACAGTAGTCAACTCACCAGCTTTCTCTCTCAGGTCGACACTTTCTAATTCTAATTTACCAGCCCATTCTAGAATTTGTTGGTCAGCCTCATTAAAGACAGTCTCCT comes from the Tetrapisispora phaffii CBS 4417 chromosome 1, complete genome genome and includes:
- the TDA10 gene encoding putative ATP-dependent kinase (similar to Saccharomyces cerevisiae YGR205W; ancestral locus Anc_5.132) → MLSRTTSFSEQKTTLDYSIEFLDTFITSWFSKNEKKPLFLFISGPQGSGKSYTGVRIHKYLKDKYSNKCKNVLYASIDDFYLTHKDQLELEKSNPNMTLWKGRGLPGTHDMSLLSQSINEILAGFSGAHNVHVPKYINLPIYDKSRFNGTGDRSEVSKRERLPADIVVFEGWFLGFDPVDTSKFHNKKDTFKNLPEMKLINSHLYEYGDILWKNRDIASLGIVFDTDDVVDRIQSWRVQQEHETRAIYGEGLTDEEVIKFIDRYIPCYDVYYDKFTRSESLGSIATLTIKLDSQRRPLSLKTKSFD
- the ADE3 gene encoding trifunctional formate-tetrahydrofolate ligase/methenyltetrahydrofolate cyclohydrolase/methylenetetrahydrofolate dehydrogenase ADE3 (similar to Saccharomyces cerevisiae ADE3 (YGR204W); ancestral locus Anc_5.134) → MTGQIIDGKNIAAEVRGEIREQITKIQGENPAFKALLAIIQVSDRKDSLTYVRMKLKAAEEVGIATEYLHFSESTTQEEVLQSIDRLNEDPEVNGIIIQLPLPKGFDEDLFTSRVKPEKDVDGFGNYNIGELNKRNGNPYFLPCTPKGIIELLKRSNVNISGTKSLVIGRSDIVGSPIAALLKAEDSTVTIAHSKTKDIQQCFKDVGIVVVAIGRPEFVKGEWFKDASPDCVVIDVGTNFVDDSTKKVGFRYVGDVEFHESIKHVKLITPVPGGVGPMTVAMLLQNTLLSAQRVEKLNGKLRPFKALPLQKVKPVPSDIEISKNQKPKKIIDVAYEAGILPSELEPYGSTKAKVSLKILDRLKDKENGKYILVTGITPTPLGEGKSTTTVGLAQALGAHLNKTVFANVRQPSMGPTFGIKGGAAGGGYSQVIPMDDFNLHVTGDIHAISMANNLLAAAIDTRMFHESTQKDGPLYKRLVPAKNGVRTFTPTMLRRLKKLGIDKTNPDDLTEEEITNFARLNIDPETITWRRVVDCNDRFLRGITVGEAPTERGFTRKTGFDISVASECMAILALSDSLSDMRERLGRIVIGTSKAGVPITCEDIGCAGAMTALLKDAIKPNIMQTLEGTPVFVHAGPFANISIGANSVLSDKMALKLAGVDPSLPQKTKNEKYGYVITEAGFDLTMGGERFLNIKCRASGLVPDVVIIVATVRALKVHGGGPEVRAGAPLPSEYLNEDTELLRKGCANLAQHIENARQYNLPVVVAINKMSSDTDAEHEVIREESIKAGAVDAIVSNHWEEGGEGAIDLARGVIKATEETSNKDFEFLYATDGLSVEDKITTIAQKMYGAKDVEFTDVAQKKIDLYSKLGFGNLPICIAKTQYSLSHDANLKGVPKDFTFPIRDVRASIGAGYLYALAAEIQTIPGLPTHCGFMNIEVNEDGEIDGMF
- the ILV3 gene encoding dihydroxy-acid dehydratase ILV3 (similar to Saccharomyces cerevisiae ILV3 (YJR016C); ancestral locus Anc_5.138), coding for MTMLKRLASARSFNTSKLLSDAKKLNRYSYVITEPKDQGASQAMLYATGFKNGDLSKPQVGVGSCWWSGNPCNMHLMDLNDRCSKAVEKSGLKAMQFNSIGVSDGISMGTAGMKYSLQSREIIADSFETIMMAQHYDANIAIPACDKNMPGVMMAMGRHNRPSILVYGGTIMPGHPTCGSPKLPEDIDLVSAFQSYGEYISKNYTEKERSDVVEHACPGPGSCGGMYTANTMGSIAEVLGITLPNSSAFPAVSKEKLTECDSIGEAIKNTMELNIRPRDIFTKEAFENAITYAIATGGSTNAVLHVVAIAHSAGVKITPDDFQRISDKTPLLGDFKPSGKHVMADLIKVGGTQAVIKFLYENGFMHGDTLTVTGDTLAERAKKAQHLTEGQTVIRPISNPIKKTGHLQILYGSLAPGGSVGKITGKEGTYFKGTARVFEEENDFIHALEKGEIKKGEKTVVVIRNEGPKGAPGMPEMLKPSSALMGYGLGKDVALLTDGRFSGGSHGFLIGHIVPEAAQGGPIGLVKDGDQIVIDADNNKIDLLVSDAEMAERKSKWVAPTPRYNRGTLSKYRKLVSNASLGCVLDADE
- the YCH1 gene encoding phosphatase YCH1 (similar to Saccharomyces cerevisiae YGR203W; ancestral locus Anc_5.136) — its product is MQRNVSNIKYIEPSVLHQWITQNGQKTQLGQKFQVIDARGSDYIGGHIKGCWNYPYSKLKHYEEGEALMDEMFHKLETSRRDVTVETDNNIMNVVFHCAQSQQRGPAAAMKFLRYLPDDKLSVYNILILRGGFNLWQDLYGTDTNVTADYEPDLWSW
- the REC107 gene encoding Rec107p (similar to Saccharomyces cerevisiae REC107 (YJR021C); ancestral locus Anc_5.131), which produces MVTSQNLINTQNMTDISSNISTDCLASSPVKETVFNEADQQILEWAGKLELESVDLREKAGELTTVLKRNSDRLYSVMEQLNKNLKNIEHQSQTPADKDIDSEMLKILAKIEKTINDNLGKSNTTQGNRASRKRTRGSDDFELHNNIDSIVKNSIEKYSKSIVKPVRDNQTKITESLNFMNGMIFNFNNQLESVNKILGNMSSNLKSINDRQVHLENMFSQQKIANDDTNASIQQLQGTTLNNEIYEKVCYNKNSMMLEIPSTKIGAITRSKAAIVKRQETKTNRNIIPWDELNMNYSSEL
- the TES1 gene encoding palmitoyl-CoA hydrolase (similar to Saccharomyces cerevisiae TES1 (YJR019C); ancestral locus Anc_5.133), with the translated sequence MSYIPVALEKILELAPVSANRFITTSLPAAPIGGKGTFGGTLVGQSLLAAFYTVPDDFSPVSLHSYFISGGNPSVMIQYHVQDLRHGKNFMHKQVKGYQHEKLIFTSIILFSKKRLHDSLHHLKTIDADSMPSLTKFEPADKLFKDKIVSNAKIYEKASQRFQDVSNLNKSLMNFKHGPVEYRFPKSIFYSKEAKDKLGYYVKCREKINKHFSREQFDKITPENDPRYAYIALAYISDAYFLLTLPSFHALPLFSHKFSVSLDHSIHFHQIPNISDFTYFEISNISSRSDKHLMVGEYYNAKTKEIVASVSQEGYVIYDDEETIRSKF